Proteins from a genomic interval of Rubinisphaera italica:
- a CDS encoding GTPase — MPLANTTVCVLTPTGRGAVATIRVCGQLKALRQKAEEAEVPFFIARNGTPAEKQTLHRIVFGSWGDEDLVICRTAEECLEIHSHGGKLAVARILESLVEAGAKRICWESAFNLHSETWLADYHVALSRCTTERTAEFLLQQMHQGGSFWDRLQQGAASINEISSARKWTLFGQHLVTPWEVVIGGPANVGKSSLINRMLGYERAIVFDQPGTTRDVVSADTAIDGWPVRFSDTAGQRQTRDALETQGITYAIAKLQQADLQILVFDQSQETDEFTLSLSAEFPEAILIFHKSDLPMNSSWEQIEFPISPLPVSSKTGEGIEAVISKISDRLVPALPPEGAVYPVSKSQRKLLEKQI, encoded by the coding sequence ATGCCTTTAGCCAACACTACCGTCTGTGTTCTCACTCCCACTGGTCGGGGAGCGGTGGCGACGATTCGTGTCTGTGGCCAGCTGAAAGCACTCAGGCAAAAAGCAGAGGAGGCGGAAGTTCCATTTTTTATCGCAAGGAATGGAACACCTGCAGAAAAACAAACACTCCATCGGATCGTGTTTGGAAGCTGGGGCGATGAGGATCTGGTGATTTGCCGCACGGCAGAAGAGTGTCTGGAAATTCACTCTCATGGAGGGAAATTGGCTGTCGCTCGAATTTTGGAGAGTCTGGTCGAAGCAGGAGCTAAGCGTATCTGCTGGGAGTCTGCATTCAATCTGCACTCTGAAACATGGCTTGCAGATTATCATGTCGCTCTCTCTCGTTGTACGACGGAAAGAACGGCTGAGTTTCTGCTTCAGCAAATGCATCAAGGAGGCTCTTTCTGGGATCGACTGCAGCAGGGGGCGGCTTCCATAAATGAAATTTCCAGTGCTCGGAAATGGACTTTGTTTGGACAGCATCTCGTGACCCCCTGGGAAGTTGTGATCGGTGGGCCTGCAAATGTCGGGAAATCGTCATTAATTAATCGCATGCTTGGTTATGAGCGGGCAATTGTTTTCGACCAGCCGGGGACGACGCGCGATGTCGTCAGTGCAGACACGGCAATTGATGGCTGGCCCGTTCGCTTTTCGGATACCGCAGGACAACGACAAACCAGAGACGCATTAGAAACTCAGGGGATCACTTATGCGATAGCCAAACTTCAACAGGCAGATTTGCAAATTCTCGTTTTTGACCAGAGCCAAGAAACGGATGAGTTCACTCTTTCTCTAAGCGCAGAATTCCCAGAGGCGATTCTGATCTTTCATAAGTCCGATTTACCGATGAATTCCTCGTGGGAACAAATCGAATTTCCTATATCCCCCCTTCCCGTTTCCAGTAAAACCGGTGAAGGAATTGAAGCAGTCATCTCTAAAATATCGGACAGACTAGTCCCGGCGCTGCCTCCCGAAGGTGCGGTCTATCCAGTTTCCAAGAGCCAGCGTAAATTGCTGGAAAAGCAAATCTGA
- a CDS encoding lactate racemase domain-containing protein: MKRQFDGPVVDDLQTEVKTSINALLANHKFVPGAKIGIAVGSRGIASLATSIKAIVLEVRNSGFKPFLIPAMGSHGGATPAGQRQILQNLGINFSELNMECLAEMSTSVIGTTSDDVPVHFAQTAMGMDGLLICNRIKPHTRFTGNVQSGLLKMMTVGLGKENGAATYHRAERELEFDNLIREAAGIIIEKTPIIGGIALIENQSKQIAELISVPAHEMIDREPALLKRASELVPRLPLQKIDLLIVDEIGKEVSGTGMDTNVVGRKFNDHVSHPQDWCQTSLIYIRGLTCATAGNATGIGMAEFTNPEAVAQVDWVKTRINSITAGHPTAAMCPVILDDDKAVIEAAMQIAGENLQILHIRNTAQLNEVYVSQSGLEELQQLEPSCISSSCDNYCGEYLHGF, translated from the coding sequence GTGAAACGTCAGTTCGATGGACCGGTTGTTGATGATCTTCAAACGGAAGTGAAGACATCCATTAACGCTTTGCTGGCTAATCACAAATTTGTTCCAGGTGCGAAAATTGGAATTGCGGTTGGTAGTCGTGGGATTGCGTCGCTGGCAACAAGCATCAAAGCGATTGTGCTGGAAGTCAGGAATTCTGGTTTCAAGCCTTTTCTGATCCCAGCCATGGGAAGCCATGGCGGAGCGACTCCAGCAGGTCAAAGGCAGATTTTGCAGAATCTGGGAATCAATTTCTCGGAACTCAATATGGAATGCCTGGCTGAAATGTCAACAAGTGTGATCGGCACAACCTCTGATGATGTGCCGGTGCATTTTGCACAAACAGCTATGGGGATGGATGGTCTGCTGATTTGTAATCGCATCAAACCGCATACTCGTTTTACAGGCAACGTCCAATCCGGATTACTGAAAATGATGACGGTCGGACTCGGCAAAGAAAATGGAGCGGCCACTTATCATCGAGCGGAACGGGAACTGGAGTTCGACAATCTGATTCGTGAGGCTGCTGGAATCATTATCGAAAAAACTCCAATCATTGGCGGTATCGCACTCATTGAAAATCAATCGAAACAGATTGCAGAATTAATTTCCGTTCCTGCACATGAAATGATCGATCGTGAACCAGCCTTGCTCAAACGAGCTTCGGAACTTGTTCCTCGTCTTCCACTGCAAAAAATCGATTTACTGATTGTCGATGAAATCGGAAAAGAAGTCAGCGGGACAGGTATGGACACAAATGTTGTCGGCAGAAAATTCAACGATCATGTTTCTCATCCTCAAGACTGGTGCCAAACTTCTCTCATTTATATTCGCGGGCTCACCTGTGCGACCGCGGGAAATGCAACGGGAATCGGTATGGCGGAATTCACGAATCCAGAAGCAGTCGCTCAAGTGGACTGGGTGAAGACACGTATCAATTCCATCACAGCCGGCCATCCCACTGCTGCCATGTGTCCGGTTATTCTCGATGATGACAAAGCGGTCATCGAAGCGGCTATGCAAATTGCGGGAGAGAATCTGCAAATTTTGCATATCCGCAACACCGCTCAATTGAACGAAGTATATGTCAGCCAGAGTGGACTGGAGGAACTCCAACAGCTCGAACCGAGTTGCATTAGCTCAAGTTGCGATAACTATTGCGGCGAATATTTGCATGGATTTTGA
- a CDS encoding CBS domain-containing protein, with protein sequence MSSYRNLTARDIMVRKVITLRPQMEVMDAIRVMMKHKIAGAPVVNDHGRYLGVFSEKSSLSVLLGMEYDSDPTTEIRSYVDTTARFVHEDTDMLSIVDIFLNEPYRRLPVLRDQDELVGLVCRRDVLRAFNDGMRKRQKATGDSGILYFSSVTLREDSTIIS encoded by the coding sequence ATGAGTTCTTACAGAAATCTGACCGCTCGCGACATTATGGTTCGCAAAGTGATAACTCTGCGACCTCAGATGGAAGTGATGGATGCGATTCGGGTGATGATGAAACATAAGATCGCCGGAGCTCCGGTCGTCAACGATCATGGACGATATTTGGGAGTCTTCTCCGAGAAAAGCTCACTGAGTGTTTTACTGGGCATGGAATACGATAGTGATCCGACAACCGAAATTCGCTCGTATGTCGACACCACTGCTCGATTCGTTCACGAAGATACAGATATGTTGAGTATTGTCGATATTTTCCTGAATGAACCCTACCGACGTCTCCCTGTATTAAGAGATCAGGACGAGTTGGTAGGACTTGTGTGCCGCAGGGATGTGTTGCGTGCATTTAACGATGGCATGCGAAAACGACAGAAGGCAACTGGCGATTCCGGTATTCTGTATTTCAGCAGTGTGACACTGCGCGAAGATTCCACAATTATCTCCTGA